A genome region from Bombus terrestris chromosome 10, iyBomTerr1.2, whole genome shotgun sequence includes the following:
- the LOC100645737 gene encoding DNA-directed RNA polymerase, mitochondrial isoform X3, producing MTFVMKFHNKAIKYQQIRIYGTTTINILGHTPIKKEMKKRTKKYTELLAVTNKTASTKKTEIEKLTASDLSMLVDNPDITKDNSCESKDVILNQLFDSRYMNENYHDFCDAETYLNIENNVDIVTKNEMKDNLNIGDKIKNNMPQKDSTFYSIKKTKLEEDQKLENVLKLSIDNAQKKMKIHKTENKYGTKNYVESLLAHIQVYLSCGLLCRANQTLMKYRKYVKNNLECNEIIKLYNMLLEAYASRRKIGKVLELYDMIKNDSLTPTSQTYAYIFDALGNETVNKELIELLKQLNVEMKNYNISFNDIFSKSYFKIDQQENILKVIRILMPDFEPAYTTLNRNYRCKLVEEVTMESNYESPAKGLLTIKELKNLLETQLQSELAIETEIPSIKPCKENISTDLRTKITELENYWKDAALAAFERNLKCLKQKECQSHNTLMVLYPFLEVLDKEYYVNAILREIRQLAAGSENFSSPLKSLYITLGKYIYRKYEIEIKKQTGVLDKITNIYSNYLQWYLYPEKMPYLNNMNNRTVWEYFEYKETKYGTLLNFTFLKWPQDVIINIGKFMYHIILNDIMLKPEMLKGQDLKYSIPAFYTLFRNKGTYLSEQIKPHPLVSKLYREIHLETLTFESLLLPSCSPPSPWVSIYLGGYLITNTDFIRISSDCSVLWHKFENTKPEQLFPIFDSLNQLSSIPWKINTAILDIVIKIFQDGGSVELNVPQSVSALTPPNPINKNATVEEKQKAAIAIAQYNQKKYDMYSLWCDTLYKLSIANHFRNKIFWLPHNLDFRGRVYPVPPYLNHLSSDLGRSLLLFGKGKPLGPNGLDWLKLHIINLTNFKKADSVKERLEYANQNMDNILDSATKPLTGKMWWKQSEEPWQTLAGCMEIANALKAPNVEEYISTFPVHQDGSCNGLQHYAALGKDKIGAESVNLHPFDTPKDVYSEVVSIIETQRQIDAKNNVKIAQILEGYVKRKVIKQTVMTTVYGVTKYGAKIQIIKQLKDMENFPKEHIWPAGVYLTESTFHSLRQMFKSAREIQDWFTACAQIISSICCENVEWITPLGLPIVQPYMKQKSSKDYISVRKPDTIKQRNAFAPNFIHSLDSTHMMLTGLNCNKNNITFVSVHDCFWTHPCTVDAMNKICREQFVALHSEPILEDLAIFFVKRYLPSYEQLKCKNKPDIEEIRKCLTNVPSKGTFDINKVLSSVYFFN from the exons ATGACGTTTGTTATGAAGTTTCATAATAAAG cTATCAAATACCAGCAAATTCGTATTTATGGTACAACAACAATAAATATATTGGGTCATACACccataaagaaagaaatgaagaaaagaacaaaaaaatatactgAGTTATTAGCAG TAACAAATAAAACAGCAAGTACTAAGAAGACTGAAATAGAAAAGTTAACAGCATCTGATTTATCCATGCTTGTTGATAATCCTGATATCACTAAGGATAATTCATGTGAAAGTAAAGATGTTATACTTAATCAACTCTTTGATTCAAGATATATGAATGAAAATTATCATGATTTTTGTGATGCTGAaacttatttaaatatt GAAAATAATGTAGATATAGTTactaaaaatgaaatgaaagataATTTGAATATTGGTGACAAAATCAAGAATAATATGCCTCAAAAAGATTctacattttattctattaaaaaGACCAAATTGGAGGAAGATCAGAAGTTGGAGAATGTGTTGAAGTTAAGCAT AGATAATGCACAAAAGAAgatgaaaatacataaaactgAAAACAAATATGGAACAAAAAATTATGTTGAAAGTTTATTAGCACATATACAAGTTTATTTAAGTTGTGGATTGTTATGCAGAGCAAACCAAACCTTAATGAAATATAggaaatatgttaaaaataatttggaatgtaatgaaattattaagCTTTACAATATGCTTTTGGAAGCTTATGCTTCCAGAAGAAAAATAGGGAAAGTTTTAGAGTTATATGATATGATAAAAAATGATTCTTTAACACCAACATCCCAAacttatgcatatatatttgaTGCTTTAGGAAATGAGACTGTAAATAAAGAACTAATTG AATTACTCAAACAATTAAATGTTGAAATGAAGAATTACAATATATCTTTCAATGATATCTTTAGTAAGTCATACTTTAAAATTGATCagcaagaaaatatattaaaggtAATTAGGATATTAATGCCAGACTTTGAACCAGCATACACTACATTAAATAGAAACTATAGATGTAAACTTGTAGAAGAAGTTACAATGGAAAGTAACTATGAAAGTCCAGCAAAAGGACTATTAACAATAAAAGAActaaaaaatttgttagaaaCACAGCTTCAATCTGAATTAGCAATTGAAACAGAGATACCAAGTATTAAACCATGCAAGGAAAATATAAGCACTGATCTG AGAACAAAAATTACGGAACTAGAAAATTATTGGAAAGATGCAGCATTAGCAGCTTTTGAAAGGAATTTGAAGTGCTTAAAACAAAAGGAGTGTCAATCTCATAATACTCTGATGGTTTTGTATCCATTTTTAGAAGTTTTGGATAAAGAATACTACGTAAATGCTATATTACGTGAAATTAGACAATTAGCTGCAGGATCAGAAAATTTTAGTTCACCTCTTAAATCATTATACATTACATTGGGAAAATACATTTATAGGAAGTATGAg attgaaataaagaaacaaactgGAGTGTTAGATAAAATAactaatatttattcaaattacctCCAATGGTACTTATATCCTGAAAAAATgccatatttaaataatatgaataatcgTACTGTATGGGAATATTTTGAGTATAAGGAAACAAAATATGGTACACTTTTAAATTTTACCTTTTTAAAATGGCCTCaggatgtaataataaatattggcAAATTTATGTATCATATTATCTTGAATGATATTATGCTTAAACCTGAAATGCTAAAAGGACaagatttaaaatattctatccCTGCATTTTATACATTGTTTAGGAACAAAGGAACTTATTTATCAGAACAG ATTAAACCACATCCTCTGGTATCAAAATTATATAGAGAGATACATTTAGAAACATTAACATTTGAATCACTTCTTTTACCTTCTTGTAGTCCACCAAGTCCATGGGTTTCAATATATTTAGGAGGATATCTTATAACAAATACTGATTTTATAAGAATCTCAAGTGATTGT agtGTTTTATggcataaatttgaaaatacaaaaccAGAACAGTTATTTCCTATATTTGATTCATTGAATCAGCTTAGTTCTATTCCATGGAAAATTAATACTGCTATACTCGATATTGTAATTAAG ATTTTTCAAGATGGTGGTTCTGTAGAATTAAATGTTCCTCAATCAGTTTCTGCACTAACTCCACCAAatccaataaataaaaatgctaCTGTTGAAGAGAAACAAAAAGCAGCAATAGCAATAGCTCAATATAATCAAAAGAAGTATGATATGTATTCGTTATGGTGTGATACTCTTTATAAGTTATCCATCGCCAATCAT tttAGGAACAAAATATTTTGGCTCCCACATAATTTGGATTTTAGAGGAAGAGTTTACCCAGTACCTCCTTATTTAAATCATTTATCATCTGATTTGGGCCGGTCTTTACTTTTATTTGGGAAGGGAAAACCTTTAGGTCCAAATGGATTAGATTGGttgaaattacatattattaatttaactaaCTTTAAGAAAGCAGATTCTGTTAAAGAacggcttgaatatgcaaatcaGAATATGGATAATATACTTGACAGTGCTACTAAACCTTTAACA GGTAAAATGTGGTGGAAACAATCAGAGGAACCATGGCAAACTTTAGCTGGGTGCATGGAAATAGCAAATGCATTAAAAGCACCAAATGTAGAAGAATATATATCTACGTTTCCAGTACATCAAGATGGCAGTTGTAATGGACTTCAACATTATGCAGCACTTGGTAAAGATAAAATTGGTGCGGAAAGTGTTAATTTACATCCATTTGATACCCCAAAAGATGTATATTCTGAAGTTGTGTCAATT ATTGAAACACAACGACAAATTGATGcaaaaaataatgttaaaattgcacaaatattGGAAGgatatgtaaaaagaaaagttaTAAAGCAAACTGTGATGACAACAGTATATGGTGTAACAAAATATGgtgcaaaaattcaaataataaaacagttaaaag ATATGGAAAACTTTCCAAAGGAACATATTTGGCCTGCTGGTGTATATTTAACTGAAAGCACATTTCACAGTTTAAGACAAATGTTTAAAAGTGCAAGAGAAATTCAAGATTGGTTCACGGCATGTGCtcaaattatttcttctatttgttGTGAAAATGTGGAGTGGATTACCCCATTAGGTCTTCCTATTGTACAACCTTATATGAAACAAAAATCTTCAAAAGACTATATTAgtgttag GAAACCTGATACGATAAAACAACGGAATGCATTTGCACCAAACTTTATACACTCTCTAGATTCCACTCACATGATGCTTACTGGgctaaattgtaataaaaataatattacttttgTCTCAGTACATGATTGTTTTTGGACTCATCCTTGTACCGTAGATGCTATGAACAAA atatGCAGAGAACAATTTGTTGCTCTTCATTCTGAACCCATCCTTGAAGATTTAGCTATATTTTTTGTGAAACGATATTTACCAAGTTATGA aCAATTAAAGTGTAAAAATAAGCCTGACATTGAAGAAATACGCAAATGTTTAACTAACGTACCATCAAAAGGTACTTTTGATATTAATAAAGTTTTGTCgtctgtatatttttttaattaa
- the LOC100645737 gene encoding DNA-directed RNA polymerase, mitochondrial isoform X2: MVSLAIKYQQIRIYGTTTINILGHTPIKKEMKKRTKKYTELLAVTNKTASTKKTEIEKLTASDLSMLVDNPDITKDNSCESKDVILNQLFDSRYMNENYHDFCDAETYLNIENNVDIVTKNEMKDNLNIGDKIKNNMPQKDSTFYSIKKTKLEEDQKLENVLKLSIDNAQKKMKIHKTENKYGTKNYVESLLAHIQVYLSCGLLCRANQTLMKYRKYVKNNLECNEIIKLYNMLLEAYASRRKIGKVLELYDMIKNDSLTPTSQTYAYIFDALGNETVNKELIELLKQLNVEMKNYNISFNDIFSKSYFKIDQQENILKVIRILMPDFEPAYTTLNRNYRCKLVEEVTMESNYESPAKGLLTIKELKNLLETQLQSELAIETEIPSIKPCKENISTDLRTKITELENYWKDAALAAFERNLKCLKQKECQSHNTLMVLYPFLEVLDKEYYVNAILREIRQLAAGSENFSSPLKSLYITLGKYIYRKYEIEIKKQTGVLDKITNIYSNYLQWYLYPEKMPYLNNMNNRTVWEYFEYKETKYGTLLNFTFLKWPQDVIINIGKFMYHIILNDIMLKPEMLKGQDLKYSIPAFYTLFRNKGTYLSEQIKPHPLVSKLYREIHLETLTFESLLLPSCSPPSPWVSIYLGGYLITNTDFIRISSDCSVLWHKFENTKPEQLFPIFDSLNQLSSIPWKINTAILDIVIKIFQDGGSVELNVPQSVSALTPPNPINKNATVEEKQKAAIAIAQYNQKKYDMYSLWCDTLYKLSIANHFRNKIFWLPHNLDFRGRVYPVPPYLNHLSSDLGRSLLLFGKGKPLGPNGLDWLKLHIINLTNFKKADSVKERLEYANQNMDNILDSATKPLTGKMWWKQSEEPWQTLAGCMEIANALKAPNVEEYISTFPVHQDGSCNGLQHYAALGKDKIGAESVNLHPFDTPKDVYSEVVSIIETQRQIDAKNNVKIAQILEGYVKRKVIKQTVMTTVYGVTKYGAKIQIIKQLKDMENFPKEHIWPAGVYLTESTFHSLRQMFKSAREIQDWFTACAQIISSICCENVEWITPLGLPIVQPYMKQKSSKDYISVRKPDTIKQRNAFAPNFIHSLDSTHMMLTGLNCNKNNITFVSVHDCFWTHPCTVDAMNKICREQFVALHSEPILEDLAIFFVKRYLPSYEQLKCKNKPDIEEIRKCLTNVPSKGTFDINKVLSSVYFFN; this comes from the exons ATGGTATCATTAG cTATCAAATACCAGCAAATTCGTATTTATGGTACAACAACAATAAATATATTGGGTCATACACccataaagaaagaaatgaagaaaagaacaaaaaaatatactgAGTTATTAGCAG TAACAAATAAAACAGCAAGTACTAAGAAGACTGAAATAGAAAAGTTAACAGCATCTGATTTATCCATGCTTGTTGATAATCCTGATATCACTAAGGATAATTCATGTGAAAGTAAAGATGTTATACTTAATCAACTCTTTGATTCAAGATATATGAATGAAAATTATCATGATTTTTGTGATGCTGAaacttatttaaatatt GAAAATAATGTAGATATAGTTactaaaaatgaaatgaaagataATTTGAATATTGGTGACAAAATCAAGAATAATATGCCTCAAAAAGATTctacattttattctattaaaaaGACCAAATTGGAGGAAGATCAGAAGTTGGAGAATGTGTTGAAGTTAAGCAT AGATAATGCACAAAAGAAgatgaaaatacataaaactgAAAACAAATATGGAACAAAAAATTATGTTGAAAGTTTATTAGCACATATACAAGTTTATTTAAGTTGTGGATTGTTATGCAGAGCAAACCAAACCTTAATGAAATATAggaaatatgttaaaaataatttggaatgtaatgaaattattaagCTTTACAATATGCTTTTGGAAGCTTATGCTTCCAGAAGAAAAATAGGGAAAGTTTTAGAGTTATATGATATGATAAAAAATGATTCTTTAACACCAACATCCCAAacttatgcatatatatttgaTGCTTTAGGAAATGAGACTGTAAATAAAGAACTAATTG AATTACTCAAACAATTAAATGTTGAAATGAAGAATTACAATATATCTTTCAATGATATCTTTAGTAAGTCATACTTTAAAATTGATCagcaagaaaatatattaaaggtAATTAGGATATTAATGCCAGACTTTGAACCAGCATACACTACATTAAATAGAAACTATAGATGTAAACTTGTAGAAGAAGTTACAATGGAAAGTAACTATGAAAGTCCAGCAAAAGGACTATTAACAATAAAAGAActaaaaaatttgttagaaaCACAGCTTCAATCTGAATTAGCAATTGAAACAGAGATACCAAGTATTAAACCATGCAAGGAAAATATAAGCACTGATCTG AGAACAAAAATTACGGAACTAGAAAATTATTGGAAAGATGCAGCATTAGCAGCTTTTGAAAGGAATTTGAAGTGCTTAAAACAAAAGGAGTGTCAATCTCATAATACTCTGATGGTTTTGTATCCATTTTTAGAAGTTTTGGATAAAGAATACTACGTAAATGCTATATTACGTGAAATTAGACAATTAGCTGCAGGATCAGAAAATTTTAGTTCACCTCTTAAATCATTATACATTACATTGGGAAAATACATTTATAGGAAGTATGAg attgaaataaagaaacaaactgGAGTGTTAGATAAAATAactaatatttattcaaattacctCCAATGGTACTTATATCCTGAAAAAATgccatatttaaataatatgaataatcgTACTGTATGGGAATATTTTGAGTATAAGGAAACAAAATATGGTACACTTTTAAATTTTACCTTTTTAAAATGGCCTCaggatgtaataataaatattggcAAATTTATGTATCATATTATCTTGAATGATATTATGCTTAAACCTGAAATGCTAAAAGGACaagatttaaaatattctatccCTGCATTTTATACATTGTTTAGGAACAAAGGAACTTATTTATCAGAACAG ATTAAACCACATCCTCTGGTATCAAAATTATATAGAGAGATACATTTAGAAACATTAACATTTGAATCACTTCTTTTACCTTCTTGTAGTCCACCAAGTCCATGGGTTTCAATATATTTAGGAGGATATCTTATAACAAATACTGATTTTATAAGAATCTCAAGTGATTGT agtGTTTTATggcataaatttgaaaatacaaaaccAGAACAGTTATTTCCTATATTTGATTCATTGAATCAGCTTAGTTCTATTCCATGGAAAATTAATACTGCTATACTCGATATTGTAATTAAG ATTTTTCAAGATGGTGGTTCTGTAGAATTAAATGTTCCTCAATCAGTTTCTGCACTAACTCCACCAAatccaataaataaaaatgctaCTGTTGAAGAGAAACAAAAAGCAGCAATAGCAATAGCTCAATATAATCAAAAGAAGTATGATATGTATTCGTTATGGTGTGATACTCTTTATAAGTTATCCATCGCCAATCAT tttAGGAACAAAATATTTTGGCTCCCACATAATTTGGATTTTAGAGGAAGAGTTTACCCAGTACCTCCTTATTTAAATCATTTATCATCTGATTTGGGCCGGTCTTTACTTTTATTTGGGAAGGGAAAACCTTTAGGTCCAAATGGATTAGATTGGttgaaattacatattattaatttaactaaCTTTAAGAAAGCAGATTCTGTTAAAGAacggcttgaatatgcaaatcaGAATATGGATAATATACTTGACAGTGCTACTAAACCTTTAACA GGTAAAATGTGGTGGAAACAATCAGAGGAACCATGGCAAACTTTAGCTGGGTGCATGGAAATAGCAAATGCATTAAAAGCACCAAATGTAGAAGAATATATATCTACGTTTCCAGTACATCAAGATGGCAGTTGTAATGGACTTCAACATTATGCAGCACTTGGTAAAGATAAAATTGGTGCGGAAAGTGTTAATTTACATCCATTTGATACCCCAAAAGATGTATATTCTGAAGTTGTGTCAATT ATTGAAACACAACGACAAATTGATGcaaaaaataatgttaaaattgcacaaatattGGAAGgatatgtaaaaagaaaagttaTAAAGCAAACTGTGATGACAACAGTATATGGTGTAACAAAATATGgtgcaaaaattcaaataataaaacagttaaaag ATATGGAAAACTTTCCAAAGGAACATATTTGGCCTGCTGGTGTATATTTAACTGAAAGCACATTTCACAGTTTAAGACAAATGTTTAAAAGTGCAAGAGAAATTCAAGATTGGTTCACGGCATGTGCtcaaattatttcttctatttgttGTGAAAATGTGGAGTGGATTACCCCATTAGGTCTTCCTATTGTACAACCTTATATGAAACAAAAATCTTCAAAAGACTATATTAgtgttag GAAACCTGATACGATAAAACAACGGAATGCATTTGCACCAAACTTTATACACTCTCTAGATTCCACTCACATGATGCTTACTGGgctaaattgtaataaaaataatattacttttgTCTCAGTACATGATTGTTTTTGGACTCATCCTTGTACCGTAGATGCTATGAACAAA atatGCAGAGAACAATTTGTTGCTCTTCATTCTGAACCCATCCTTGAAGATTTAGCTATATTTTTTGTGAAACGATATTTACCAAGTTATGA aCAATTAAAGTGTAAAAATAAGCCTGACATTGAAGAAATACGCAAATGTTTAACTAACGTACCATCAAAAGGTACTTTTGATATTAATAAAGTTTTGTCgtctgtatatttttttaattaa
- the LOC100645737 gene encoding DNA-directed RNA polymerase, mitochondrial isoform X1, producing the protein MYKLLVTRVTERISPHGVFFIPKQVIMMQRSMRLCSFCNFYHGNISKSIKYQQIRIYGTTTINILGHTPIKKEMKKRTKKYTELLAVTNKTASTKKTEIEKLTASDLSMLVDNPDITKDNSCESKDVILNQLFDSRYMNENYHDFCDAETYLNIENNVDIVTKNEMKDNLNIGDKIKNNMPQKDSTFYSIKKTKLEEDQKLENVLKLSIDNAQKKMKIHKTENKYGTKNYVESLLAHIQVYLSCGLLCRANQTLMKYRKYVKNNLECNEIIKLYNMLLEAYASRRKIGKVLELYDMIKNDSLTPTSQTYAYIFDALGNETVNKELIELLKQLNVEMKNYNISFNDIFSKSYFKIDQQENILKVIRILMPDFEPAYTTLNRNYRCKLVEEVTMESNYESPAKGLLTIKELKNLLETQLQSELAIETEIPSIKPCKENISTDLRTKITELENYWKDAALAAFERNLKCLKQKECQSHNTLMVLYPFLEVLDKEYYVNAILREIRQLAAGSENFSSPLKSLYITLGKYIYRKYEIEIKKQTGVLDKITNIYSNYLQWYLYPEKMPYLNNMNNRTVWEYFEYKETKYGTLLNFTFLKWPQDVIINIGKFMYHIILNDIMLKPEMLKGQDLKYSIPAFYTLFRNKGTYLSEQIKPHPLVSKLYREIHLETLTFESLLLPSCSPPSPWVSIYLGGYLITNTDFIRISSDCSVLWHKFENTKPEQLFPIFDSLNQLSSIPWKINTAILDIVIKIFQDGGSVELNVPQSVSALTPPNPINKNATVEEKQKAAIAIAQYNQKKYDMYSLWCDTLYKLSIANHFRNKIFWLPHNLDFRGRVYPVPPYLNHLSSDLGRSLLLFGKGKPLGPNGLDWLKLHIINLTNFKKADSVKERLEYANQNMDNILDSATKPLTGKMWWKQSEEPWQTLAGCMEIANALKAPNVEEYISTFPVHQDGSCNGLQHYAALGKDKIGAESVNLHPFDTPKDVYSEVVSIIETQRQIDAKNNVKIAQILEGYVKRKVIKQTVMTTVYGVTKYGAKIQIIKQLKDMENFPKEHIWPAGVYLTESTFHSLRQMFKSAREIQDWFTACAQIISSICCENVEWITPLGLPIVQPYMKQKSSKDYISVRKPDTIKQRNAFAPNFIHSLDSTHMMLTGLNCNKNNITFVSVHDCFWTHPCTVDAMNKICREQFVALHSEPILEDLAIFFVKRYLPSYEQLKCKNKPDIEEIRKCLTNVPSKGTFDINKVLSSVYFFN; encoded by the exons atgtacaaactTTTAGTAACACGCGTTACGGAACGAATATCTCCACATGGTGTTTTCTTCATACCGAAGCAAGTAATAATGATGCAGCGATCAATGCGTCTATGCTCTTTCTGTAACTTTTACCACGGAAATATATCAAAAT cTATCAAATACCAGCAAATTCGTATTTATGGTACAACAACAATAAATATATTGGGTCATACACccataaagaaagaaatgaagaaaagaacaaaaaaatatactgAGTTATTAGCAG TAACAAATAAAACAGCAAGTACTAAGAAGACTGAAATAGAAAAGTTAACAGCATCTGATTTATCCATGCTTGTTGATAATCCTGATATCACTAAGGATAATTCATGTGAAAGTAAAGATGTTATACTTAATCAACTCTTTGATTCAAGATATATGAATGAAAATTATCATGATTTTTGTGATGCTGAaacttatttaaatatt GAAAATAATGTAGATATAGTTactaaaaatgaaatgaaagataATTTGAATATTGGTGACAAAATCAAGAATAATATGCCTCAAAAAGATTctacattttattctattaaaaaGACCAAATTGGAGGAAGATCAGAAGTTGGAGAATGTGTTGAAGTTAAGCAT AGATAATGCACAAAAGAAgatgaaaatacataaaactgAAAACAAATATGGAACAAAAAATTATGTTGAAAGTTTATTAGCACATATACAAGTTTATTTAAGTTGTGGATTGTTATGCAGAGCAAACCAAACCTTAATGAAATATAggaaatatgttaaaaataatttggaatgtaatgaaattattaagCTTTACAATATGCTTTTGGAAGCTTATGCTTCCAGAAGAAAAATAGGGAAAGTTTTAGAGTTATATGATATGATAAAAAATGATTCTTTAACACCAACATCCCAAacttatgcatatatatttgaTGCTTTAGGAAATGAGACTGTAAATAAAGAACTAATTG AATTACTCAAACAATTAAATGTTGAAATGAAGAATTACAATATATCTTTCAATGATATCTTTAGTAAGTCATACTTTAAAATTGATCagcaagaaaatatattaaaggtAATTAGGATATTAATGCCAGACTTTGAACCAGCATACACTACATTAAATAGAAACTATAGATGTAAACTTGTAGAAGAAGTTACAATGGAAAGTAACTATGAAAGTCCAGCAAAAGGACTATTAACAATAAAAGAActaaaaaatttgttagaaaCACAGCTTCAATCTGAATTAGCAATTGAAACAGAGATACCAAGTATTAAACCATGCAAGGAAAATATAAGCACTGATCTG AGAACAAAAATTACGGAACTAGAAAATTATTGGAAAGATGCAGCATTAGCAGCTTTTGAAAGGAATTTGAAGTGCTTAAAACAAAAGGAGTGTCAATCTCATAATACTCTGATGGTTTTGTATCCATTTTTAGAAGTTTTGGATAAAGAATACTACGTAAATGCTATATTACGTGAAATTAGACAATTAGCTGCAGGATCAGAAAATTTTAGTTCACCTCTTAAATCATTATACATTACATTGGGAAAATACATTTATAGGAAGTATGAg attgaaataaagaaacaaactgGAGTGTTAGATAAAATAactaatatttattcaaattacctCCAATGGTACTTATATCCTGAAAAAATgccatatttaaataatatgaataatcgTACTGTATGGGAATATTTTGAGTATAAGGAAACAAAATATGGTACACTTTTAAATTTTACCTTTTTAAAATGGCCTCaggatgtaataataaatattggcAAATTTATGTATCATATTATCTTGAATGATATTATGCTTAAACCTGAAATGCTAAAAGGACaagatttaaaatattctatccCTGCATTTTATACATTGTTTAGGAACAAAGGAACTTATTTATCAGAACAG ATTAAACCACATCCTCTGGTATCAAAATTATATAGAGAGATACATTTAGAAACATTAACATTTGAATCACTTCTTTTACCTTCTTGTAGTCCACCAAGTCCATGGGTTTCAATATATTTAGGAGGATATCTTATAACAAATACTGATTTTATAAGAATCTCAAGTGATTGT agtGTTTTATggcataaatttgaaaatacaaaaccAGAACAGTTATTTCCTATATTTGATTCATTGAATCAGCTTAGTTCTATTCCATGGAAAATTAATACTGCTATACTCGATATTGTAATTAAG ATTTTTCAAGATGGTGGTTCTGTAGAATTAAATGTTCCTCAATCAGTTTCTGCACTAACTCCACCAAatccaataaataaaaatgctaCTGTTGAAGAGAAACAAAAAGCAGCAATAGCAATAGCTCAATATAATCAAAAGAAGTATGATATGTATTCGTTATGGTGTGATACTCTTTATAAGTTATCCATCGCCAATCAT tttAGGAACAAAATATTTTGGCTCCCACATAATTTGGATTTTAGAGGAAGAGTTTACCCAGTACCTCCTTATTTAAATCATTTATCATCTGATTTGGGCCGGTCTTTACTTTTATTTGGGAAGGGAAAACCTTTAGGTCCAAATGGATTAGATTGGttgaaattacatattattaatttaactaaCTTTAAGAAAGCAGATTCTGTTAAAGAacggcttgaatatgcaaatcaGAATATGGATAATATACTTGACAGTGCTACTAAACCTTTAACA GGTAAAATGTGGTGGAAACAATCAGAGGAACCATGGCAAACTTTAGCTGGGTGCATGGAAATAGCAAATGCATTAAAAGCACCAAATGTAGAAGAATATATATCTACGTTTCCAGTACATCAAGATGGCAGTTGTAATGGACTTCAACATTATGCAGCACTTGGTAAAGATAAAATTGGTGCGGAAAGTGTTAATTTACATCCATTTGATACCCCAAAAGATGTATATTCTGAAGTTGTGTCAATT ATTGAAACACAACGACAAATTGATGcaaaaaataatgttaaaattgcacaaatattGGAAGgatatgtaaaaagaaaagttaTAAAGCAAACTGTGATGACAACAGTATATGGTGTAACAAAATATGgtgcaaaaattcaaataataaaacagttaaaag ATATGGAAAACTTTCCAAAGGAACATATTTGGCCTGCTGGTGTATATTTAACTGAAAGCACATTTCACAGTTTAAGACAAATGTTTAAAAGTGCAAGAGAAATTCAAGATTGGTTCACGGCATGTGCtcaaattatttcttctatttgttGTGAAAATGTGGAGTGGATTACCCCATTAGGTCTTCCTATTGTACAACCTTATATGAAACAAAAATCTTCAAAAGACTATATTAgtgttag GAAACCTGATACGATAAAACAACGGAATGCATTTGCACCAAACTTTATACACTCTCTAGATTCCACTCACATGATGCTTACTGGgctaaattgtaataaaaataatattacttttgTCTCAGTACATGATTGTTTTTGGACTCATCCTTGTACCGTAGATGCTATGAACAAA atatGCAGAGAACAATTTGTTGCTCTTCATTCTGAACCCATCCTTGAAGATTTAGCTATATTTTTTGTGAAACGATATTTACCAAGTTATGA aCAATTAAAGTGTAAAAATAAGCCTGACATTGAAGAAATACGCAAATGTTTAACTAACGTACCATCAAAAGGTACTTTTGATATTAATAAAGTTTTGTCgtctgtatatttttttaattaa